One genomic window of Oncorhynchus clarkii lewisi isolate Uvic-CL-2024 chromosome 5, UVic_Ocla_1.0, whole genome shotgun sequence includes the following:
- the LOC139409225 gene encoding A disintegrin and metalloproteinase with thrombospondin motifs 10 isoform X1 — METVWRILACIVVIIVMVATEVAESQTAEKLTQSHATFLSSLGQYEIAIPVRVGPQGETLHTGDGGADRPNHYRRSRRSAEDQQQDLSQLYYQLSTPTTNFLLNLTLQGGLLSRQFRVEYWRRGRLAWSHPYALQCLYVGHLQDQPHSSKVALSNCNGLQGVIVAGGEEYIIEPLTPHENLTRAERGESRPHVVYKRSSLRHQYMDQSCGVIDEKPGKGMAWWQRTLKTPPNPIGRGQLPLKRSVSRERYVETLVVADKMMVGYHGRRDIEQYILAVMNIVAKLFQDSSLGNAVNIVVTRLILLMEDQPTLEINHHAGKSLDSFCKWQKSIQNRNGNGNAIPDNGIAHHDTAVLITRYDICIYKNKPCGTLGLAPVGGMCEPERSCSINEDIGLATAFTIAHEIGHTFGMNHDGVGNACGSRSQETAKLMAAHITMKTNPFVWSACSRDYITNFLDSGMGSCLNNIPPKQEFVYPTTAPGQAYDADEQCRFQYGVKSRQCKYGEVCSELWCMSKSNRCITSSIPAAEGTICQTNTIEKGWCYKRVCVAYGTRPEGVDGGWGLWTPWEECSRTCGGGVSSSIRHCDSPRPTIGGKYCLGERKRFRSCNIDECPAGSQDFREIQCADFDNVPFRGKFYTWQPYRGGAYSGVKSCSLNCLAEGYNFYTERAPAVVDGTPCRDDSLDVCVNGECKHVGCDRILGSDVREDRCRICGGDGSNCEAIEGVFNDSLPEGGYEEVVRIPKGSTFIHIQELNISLNYLVLKSKGDQYFINGKLTIDTPRRFDITGTTFHYRRPTDEPETLEALGPTNMTLIVMVLVRDENPGIHYRFNPPVNRDPLTGYAWHYTSWSRCSALCAGGAQIQQVVCKKQADHSVVYNHFCDKKSKPKDKKRGCNSEPCSPSWGSGEWSECSRSCNGGLRTREVLCKRKISPTEEKVQDDGACTPPGPPLTEPCNNHTCPPEWMALNWSECNPSCGPGFRHRVLLCKRGESGGTLPESQCPKYGRPTTRVRCNLQRCPPPLWVTGPWGECSANCGLGQEMRSVQCLVHTGQPSNECPDLLRPAAMQQCKSKCDLSSLPMDIPEGDPEECKDVNTVAYCPLVLRFKFCSRPYFRQMCCKTCQGH, encoded by the exons ATGGAAACGGTATGGAGGATCTTGGCCTGCATTGTTGTCATCATCGTCATGGTTGCCACCGAGGTCGCAGAAAGTCAGACTGCTGAAAAGTTGACCCAGTCACACG ctACGTTCCTGTCTAGCCTGGGCCAGTATGAGATTGCCATCCCGGTTCGCGTGGGGCCGCAGGGCGAGACCCTGCACACAGGGGATGGGGGTGCAGACAGGCCCAACCACTATCGGCGGAGCCGCCGTAGTGCTGAGGACCAGCAACAGGACCTGTCCCAGCTGTACTACCAGCTCTCTACCCCCACAACCAACTTTCTCCTCAACCTGACCCTGCAGGGGGGCCTGCTGTCCCGTCAGTTCCGTGTAGAGTACTGGAGGAGGGGGCGTCTGGCCTGGAGCCACCCTTACGCCCTTCAGTGTCTCTATGTAGGCCATCTGCAGGATCAGCCCCACTCTAGCAAGGTGGCTCTCAGCAACTGTAATGGCCTG CAGGGGGTGATCGTGGCAGGAGGTGAGGAGTATATCATCGAGCCTCTGACCCCGCACGAAAACCTCACGAGggcggagaggggggagagccGCCCCCATGTGGTCTACAAGAGGTCATCTCTTCGCCACCAGTACATGGACCAATCCTGTGGGGTCATCG ATGAGAAGCCAGGGAAAGGTATGGCCTGGTGGCAGAGGACTCTGAAGACTCCTCCCAACCCCATCGGCCGAGGCCAGCTGCCTCTGAAGAGGTCTGTGAGCAGAGAGCGCTACGTAGAAACACTGGTGGTGGCCGACAAGATGATGGTGGGGTACCACGGCCGCCGGGACATTGAGCAGTACATCCTGGCTGTCATGAATATT GTTGCCAAACTGTTCCAGGATTCTAGCCTGGGGAATGCAGTGAACATCGTGGTGACCCGTCTCATCCTGCTCATGGAGGACCAG ccGACTCTAGAGATCAACCACCATGCAGGGAAGTCCCTGGACAGCTTCTGTAAGTGGCAGAAATCCATCCAGAACCGGAATGGCAATGGGAACGCCATCCCAGACAACGGCATCGCTCACCACGACACTGCCGTGCTCATCACCAG GTACGACATCTGCATCTACAAGAACAAGCCATGTGGAACCCTAG GTCTAGCTCCAGTGGGGGGGATGTGTGAGCCAGAGAGGAGCTGCAGTATCAACGAAGATATCGGGCTGGCCACAGCTTTCACCATCGCCCACGAGATAGGACACAC GTTTGGGATGAACCATGACGGAGTGGGCAACGCCTGTGGCTCCCGCAGTCAGGAGACAGCCAAGCTGATGGCTGCACacatcaccatgaagaccaaCCCCTTCGTCTGGTCTGCCTGCAGCCGAGACTACATCACCAACTTCCTGGA CTCAGGTATGGGTTCATGCCTCAACAACATCCCACCGAAGCAGGAGTTTGTGTACCCCACCACGGCCCCCGGCCAGGCCTACGATGCAGACGAGCAGTGCCGCTTCCAGTACGGAGTGAAGTCTCGGCAGTGTAAATACGGG GAAGTCTGCAGTGAGCTGTGGTGCATGAGCAAGAGCAACCGCTGCATCACCAGCAGCATACCCGCTGCAGAAGGAACCATCTGTCAAACCAATACCATAGAGAAAGGG TGGTGCTATAAGAGGGTGTGTGTGGCCTACGGGACCCGGCCAGAGGGCGTGGACGGCGGGTGGGGTCTCTGGACCCCCTGGGAGGAGTGCAGCCGTACCTGTGGGGGAGGAGTGTCCTCCTCCATCCGCCACTGTGACAGCCCCAG GCCAACGATTGGTGGAAAGTATTGTCTGGGAGAGAGGAAGCGCTTCAGATCGTGCAATATTGAT gaGTGTCCTGCAGGCTCTCAGGATTTCCGGGAGATTCAGTGCGCCGATTTCGACAACGTTCCTTTCCGGGGGAAATTCTACACCTGGCAACCCTACAGAGGAGGTGCgtaca GTGGAGTGAAGTCCTGCTCTCTGAACTGCCTGGCGGAGGGATATAACTTCTACACAGAGCGTGCTCCGGCTGTGGTGGACGGGACCCCATGTCGGGACGACTCTCTGGATGTCTGTGTGAATGGAGAGTGCAAG CACGTGGGCTGTGACCGGATCCTGGGCTCGGATGTGCGGGAGGACCGCTGCCGTATCTGCGGGGGTGACGGGAGCAACTGTGAGGCCATAGAGGGCGTCTTCAATGACTCCTTGCCTGAAGGAG GTTATGAAGAGGTGGTCAGAATCCCCAAAGGATCTACCTTCATTCATATTCAGGAGCTCAACATCTCCCTCAACTACCTAG TGCTGAAGAGTAAAGGGGACCAGTACTTCATCAATGGGAAGCTGACCATCGACACCCCTCGTAGGTTCGACATCACAGGGACCACCTTCCACTACCGCCGACCCACTGATGAGCCTGAGACCCTGGAGGCCCTGGGGCCCACCAACATGACCCTCATCGTCATG gtgctggTGAGGGACGAGAACCCAGGGATCCACTACCGCTTCAACCCTCCAGTCAACAGAGACCCTCTGACTGGATACGCCTGGCACTACACATCCTGGTCCCGCTGCTCCGCACTCTGCGCTGGGG gTGCTCAGATCCAGCAGGTCGTGTGTAAGAAGCAAGCTGATCACTCCGTGGTCTACAACCACTTCTGTGACAAGAAGAGCAAACCCAAAGACAAGAAGCGAGGCTGCAACTCTGAGCCATGCTCCCCAAG CTGGGGGTCTGGGGAGTGGTCTGAGTGCAGTCGCAGCTGTAACGGGGGCCTGAGGACCAGAGAGGTGCTGTGTAAGAGGAAGATCTCTCCTACAGAGGAGAAGGTGCAGGACGACGGCGCCTGTACCCCCCCAGGACCACCCCTCACTGAGCCCTGCAACAACCACACCTGCCCCCCAGAGTGGATGGCCCTGAACTGGTCAGAG tgtAATCCCAGCTGTGGTCCAGGGTTCAGGCACCGTGTCCTTCTGTGTAAGAGGGGGGAGAGTGGAGGCACACTGCCAGAGTCCCAGTGTCCCAAGTATGGGCGTCCCACCACCAGGGTGCGCTGTAACCTGCAGCGCTGCCCACCCCCCTTGTGGGTCACAGGGCCCTGGGGAGAG
- the LOC139409225 gene encoding A disintegrin and metalloproteinase with thrombospondin motifs 10 isoform X2: METVWRILACIVVIIVMVATEVAESQTAEKLTQSHATFLSSLGQYEIAIPVRVGPQGETLHTGDGGADRPNHYRRSRRSAEDQQQDLSQLYYQLSTPTTNFLLNLTLQGGLLSRQFRVEYWRRGRLAWSHPYALQCLYVGHLQDQPHSSKVALSNCNGLQGVIVAGGEEYIIEPLTPHENLTRAERGESRPHVVYKRSSLRHQYMDQSCGVIDEKPGKGMAWWQRTLKTPPNPIGRGQLPLKRSVSRERYVETLVVADKMMVGYHGRRDIEQYILAVMNIVAKLFQDSSLGNAVNIVVTRLILLMEDQPTLEINHHAGKSLDSFCKWQKSIQNRNGNGNAIPDNGIAHHDTAVLITRYDICIYKNKPCGTLGLAPVGGMCEPERSCSINEDIGLATAFTIAHEIGHTFGMNHDGVGNACGSRSQETAKLMAAHITMKTNPFVWSACSRDYITNFLDSGMGSCLNNIPPKQEFVYPTTAPGQAYDADEQCRFQYGVKSRQCKYGEVCSELWCMSKSNRCITSSIPAAEGTICQTNTIEKGWCYKRVCVAYGTRPEGVDGGWGLWTPWEECSRTCGGGVSSSIRHCDSPRPTIGGKYCLGERKRFRSCNIDECPAGSQDFREIQCADFDNVPFRGKFYTWQPYRGGGVKSCSLNCLAEGYNFYTERAPAVVDGTPCRDDSLDVCVNGECKHVGCDRILGSDVREDRCRICGGDGSNCEAIEGVFNDSLPEGGYEEVVRIPKGSTFIHIQELNISLNYLVLKSKGDQYFINGKLTIDTPRRFDITGTTFHYRRPTDEPETLEALGPTNMTLIVMVLVRDENPGIHYRFNPPVNRDPLTGYAWHYTSWSRCSALCAGGAQIQQVVCKKQADHSVVYNHFCDKKSKPKDKKRGCNSEPCSPSWGSGEWSECSRSCNGGLRTREVLCKRKISPTEEKVQDDGACTPPGPPLTEPCNNHTCPPEWMALNWSECNPSCGPGFRHRVLLCKRGESGGTLPESQCPKYGRPTTRVRCNLQRCPPPLWVTGPWGECSANCGLGQEMRSVQCLVHTGQPSNECPDLLRPAAMQQCKSKCDLSSLPMDIPEGDPEECKDVNTVAYCPLVLRFKFCSRPYFRQMCCKTCQGH, translated from the exons ATGGAAACGGTATGGAGGATCTTGGCCTGCATTGTTGTCATCATCGTCATGGTTGCCACCGAGGTCGCAGAAAGTCAGACTGCTGAAAAGTTGACCCAGTCACACG ctACGTTCCTGTCTAGCCTGGGCCAGTATGAGATTGCCATCCCGGTTCGCGTGGGGCCGCAGGGCGAGACCCTGCACACAGGGGATGGGGGTGCAGACAGGCCCAACCACTATCGGCGGAGCCGCCGTAGTGCTGAGGACCAGCAACAGGACCTGTCCCAGCTGTACTACCAGCTCTCTACCCCCACAACCAACTTTCTCCTCAACCTGACCCTGCAGGGGGGCCTGCTGTCCCGTCAGTTCCGTGTAGAGTACTGGAGGAGGGGGCGTCTGGCCTGGAGCCACCCTTACGCCCTTCAGTGTCTCTATGTAGGCCATCTGCAGGATCAGCCCCACTCTAGCAAGGTGGCTCTCAGCAACTGTAATGGCCTG CAGGGGGTGATCGTGGCAGGAGGTGAGGAGTATATCATCGAGCCTCTGACCCCGCACGAAAACCTCACGAGggcggagaggggggagagccGCCCCCATGTGGTCTACAAGAGGTCATCTCTTCGCCACCAGTACATGGACCAATCCTGTGGGGTCATCG ATGAGAAGCCAGGGAAAGGTATGGCCTGGTGGCAGAGGACTCTGAAGACTCCTCCCAACCCCATCGGCCGAGGCCAGCTGCCTCTGAAGAGGTCTGTGAGCAGAGAGCGCTACGTAGAAACACTGGTGGTGGCCGACAAGATGATGGTGGGGTACCACGGCCGCCGGGACATTGAGCAGTACATCCTGGCTGTCATGAATATT GTTGCCAAACTGTTCCAGGATTCTAGCCTGGGGAATGCAGTGAACATCGTGGTGACCCGTCTCATCCTGCTCATGGAGGACCAG ccGACTCTAGAGATCAACCACCATGCAGGGAAGTCCCTGGACAGCTTCTGTAAGTGGCAGAAATCCATCCAGAACCGGAATGGCAATGGGAACGCCATCCCAGACAACGGCATCGCTCACCACGACACTGCCGTGCTCATCACCAG GTACGACATCTGCATCTACAAGAACAAGCCATGTGGAACCCTAG GTCTAGCTCCAGTGGGGGGGATGTGTGAGCCAGAGAGGAGCTGCAGTATCAACGAAGATATCGGGCTGGCCACAGCTTTCACCATCGCCCACGAGATAGGACACAC GTTTGGGATGAACCATGACGGAGTGGGCAACGCCTGTGGCTCCCGCAGTCAGGAGACAGCCAAGCTGATGGCTGCACacatcaccatgaagaccaaCCCCTTCGTCTGGTCTGCCTGCAGCCGAGACTACATCACCAACTTCCTGGA CTCAGGTATGGGTTCATGCCTCAACAACATCCCACCGAAGCAGGAGTTTGTGTACCCCACCACGGCCCCCGGCCAGGCCTACGATGCAGACGAGCAGTGCCGCTTCCAGTACGGAGTGAAGTCTCGGCAGTGTAAATACGGG GAAGTCTGCAGTGAGCTGTGGTGCATGAGCAAGAGCAACCGCTGCATCACCAGCAGCATACCCGCTGCAGAAGGAACCATCTGTCAAACCAATACCATAGAGAAAGGG TGGTGCTATAAGAGGGTGTGTGTGGCCTACGGGACCCGGCCAGAGGGCGTGGACGGCGGGTGGGGTCTCTGGACCCCCTGGGAGGAGTGCAGCCGTACCTGTGGGGGAGGAGTGTCCTCCTCCATCCGCCACTGTGACAGCCCCAG GCCAACGATTGGTGGAAAGTATTGTCTGGGAGAGAGGAAGCGCTTCAGATCGTGCAATATTGAT gaGTGTCCTGCAGGCTCTCAGGATTTCCGGGAGATTCAGTGCGCCGATTTCGACAACGTTCCTTTCCGGGGGAAATTCTACACCTGGCAACCCTACAGAGGAG GTGGAGTGAAGTCCTGCTCTCTGAACTGCCTGGCGGAGGGATATAACTTCTACACAGAGCGTGCTCCGGCTGTGGTGGACGGGACCCCATGTCGGGACGACTCTCTGGATGTCTGTGTGAATGGAGAGTGCAAG CACGTGGGCTGTGACCGGATCCTGGGCTCGGATGTGCGGGAGGACCGCTGCCGTATCTGCGGGGGTGACGGGAGCAACTGTGAGGCCATAGAGGGCGTCTTCAATGACTCCTTGCCTGAAGGAG GTTATGAAGAGGTGGTCAGAATCCCCAAAGGATCTACCTTCATTCATATTCAGGAGCTCAACATCTCCCTCAACTACCTAG TGCTGAAGAGTAAAGGGGACCAGTACTTCATCAATGGGAAGCTGACCATCGACACCCCTCGTAGGTTCGACATCACAGGGACCACCTTCCACTACCGCCGACCCACTGATGAGCCTGAGACCCTGGAGGCCCTGGGGCCCACCAACATGACCCTCATCGTCATG gtgctggTGAGGGACGAGAACCCAGGGATCCACTACCGCTTCAACCCTCCAGTCAACAGAGACCCTCTGACTGGATACGCCTGGCACTACACATCCTGGTCCCGCTGCTCCGCACTCTGCGCTGGGG gTGCTCAGATCCAGCAGGTCGTGTGTAAGAAGCAAGCTGATCACTCCGTGGTCTACAACCACTTCTGTGACAAGAAGAGCAAACCCAAAGACAAGAAGCGAGGCTGCAACTCTGAGCCATGCTCCCCAAG CTGGGGGTCTGGGGAGTGGTCTGAGTGCAGTCGCAGCTGTAACGGGGGCCTGAGGACCAGAGAGGTGCTGTGTAAGAGGAAGATCTCTCCTACAGAGGAGAAGGTGCAGGACGACGGCGCCTGTACCCCCCCAGGACCACCCCTCACTGAGCCCTGCAACAACCACACCTGCCCCCCAGAGTGGATGGCCCTGAACTGGTCAGAG tgtAATCCCAGCTGTGGTCCAGGGTTCAGGCACCGTGTCCTTCTGTGTAAGAGGGGGGAGAGTGGAGGCACACTGCCAGAGTCCCAGTGTCCCAAGTATGGGCGTCCCACCACCAGGGTGCGCTGTAACCTGCAGCGCTGCCCACCCCCCTTGTGGGTCACAGGGCCCTGGGGAGAG
- the LOC139409225 gene encoding A disintegrin and metalloproteinase with thrombospondin motifs 10 isoform X3, producing the protein METVWRILACIVVIIVMVATEVAESQTAEKLTQSHATFLSSLGQYEIAIPVRVGPQGETLHTGDGGADRPNHYRRSRRSAEDQQQDLSQLYYQLSTPTTNFLLNLTLQGGLLSRQFRVEYWRRGRLAWSHPYALQCLYVGHLQDQPHSSKVALSNCNGLQGVIVAGGEEYIIEPLTPHENLTRAERGESRPHVVYKRSSLRHQYMDQSCGVIDEKPGKGMAWWQRTLKTPPNPIGRGQLPLKRSVSRERYVETLVVADKMMVGYHGRRDIEQYILAVMNIVAKLFQDSSLGNAVNIVVTRLILLMEDQPTLEINHHAGKSLDSFCKWQKSIQNRNGNGNAIPDNGIAHHDTAVLITRYDICIYKNKPCGTLGLAPVGGMCEPERSCSINEDIGLATAFTIAHEIGHTFGMNHDGVGNACGSRSQETAKLMAAHITMKTNPFVWSACSRDYITNFLDSGMGSCLNNIPPKQEFVYPTTAPGQAYDADEQCRFQYGVKSRQCKYGEVCSELWCMSKSNRCITSSIPAAEGTICQTNTIEKGWCYKRVCVAYGTRPEGVDGGWGLWTPWEECSRTCGGGVSSSIRHCDSPRPTIGGKYCLGERKRFRSCNIDECPAGSQDFREIQCADFDNVPFRGKFYTWQPYRGGAYSGVKSCSLNCLAEGYNFYTERAPAVVDGTPCRDDSLDVCVNGECKHVGCDRILGSDVREDRCRICGGDGSNCEAIEGVFNDSLPEGGYEEVVRIPKGSTFIHIQELNISLNYLVLKSKGDQYFINGKLTIDTPRRFDITGTTFHYRRPTDEPETLEALGPTNMTLIVMVLVRDENPGIHYRFNPPVNRDPLTGYAWHYTSWSRCSALCAGGAQIQQVVCKKQADHSVVYNHFCDKKSKPKDKKRGCNSEPCSPSWGSGEWSECSRSCNGGLRTREVLCKRKISPTEEKVQDDGACTPPGPPLTEPCNNHTCPPEWMALNWSECNPSCGPGFRHRVLLCKRGESGGTLPESQCPKYGRPTTRVRCNLQRCPPPLWVTGPWGEIWERPFPVSA; encoded by the exons ATGGAAACGGTATGGAGGATCTTGGCCTGCATTGTTGTCATCATCGTCATGGTTGCCACCGAGGTCGCAGAAAGTCAGACTGCTGAAAAGTTGACCCAGTCACACG ctACGTTCCTGTCTAGCCTGGGCCAGTATGAGATTGCCATCCCGGTTCGCGTGGGGCCGCAGGGCGAGACCCTGCACACAGGGGATGGGGGTGCAGACAGGCCCAACCACTATCGGCGGAGCCGCCGTAGTGCTGAGGACCAGCAACAGGACCTGTCCCAGCTGTACTACCAGCTCTCTACCCCCACAACCAACTTTCTCCTCAACCTGACCCTGCAGGGGGGCCTGCTGTCCCGTCAGTTCCGTGTAGAGTACTGGAGGAGGGGGCGTCTGGCCTGGAGCCACCCTTACGCCCTTCAGTGTCTCTATGTAGGCCATCTGCAGGATCAGCCCCACTCTAGCAAGGTGGCTCTCAGCAACTGTAATGGCCTG CAGGGGGTGATCGTGGCAGGAGGTGAGGAGTATATCATCGAGCCTCTGACCCCGCACGAAAACCTCACGAGggcggagaggggggagagccGCCCCCATGTGGTCTACAAGAGGTCATCTCTTCGCCACCAGTACATGGACCAATCCTGTGGGGTCATCG ATGAGAAGCCAGGGAAAGGTATGGCCTGGTGGCAGAGGACTCTGAAGACTCCTCCCAACCCCATCGGCCGAGGCCAGCTGCCTCTGAAGAGGTCTGTGAGCAGAGAGCGCTACGTAGAAACACTGGTGGTGGCCGACAAGATGATGGTGGGGTACCACGGCCGCCGGGACATTGAGCAGTACATCCTGGCTGTCATGAATATT GTTGCCAAACTGTTCCAGGATTCTAGCCTGGGGAATGCAGTGAACATCGTGGTGACCCGTCTCATCCTGCTCATGGAGGACCAG ccGACTCTAGAGATCAACCACCATGCAGGGAAGTCCCTGGACAGCTTCTGTAAGTGGCAGAAATCCATCCAGAACCGGAATGGCAATGGGAACGCCATCCCAGACAACGGCATCGCTCACCACGACACTGCCGTGCTCATCACCAG GTACGACATCTGCATCTACAAGAACAAGCCATGTGGAACCCTAG GTCTAGCTCCAGTGGGGGGGATGTGTGAGCCAGAGAGGAGCTGCAGTATCAACGAAGATATCGGGCTGGCCACAGCTTTCACCATCGCCCACGAGATAGGACACAC GTTTGGGATGAACCATGACGGAGTGGGCAACGCCTGTGGCTCCCGCAGTCAGGAGACAGCCAAGCTGATGGCTGCACacatcaccatgaagaccaaCCCCTTCGTCTGGTCTGCCTGCAGCCGAGACTACATCACCAACTTCCTGGA CTCAGGTATGGGTTCATGCCTCAACAACATCCCACCGAAGCAGGAGTTTGTGTACCCCACCACGGCCCCCGGCCAGGCCTACGATGCAGACGAGCAGTGCCGCTTCCAGTACGGAGTGAAGTCTCGGCAGTGTAAATACGGG GAAGTCTGCAGTGAGCTGTGGTGCATGAGCAAGAGCAACCGCTGCATCACCAGCAGCATACCCGCTGCAGAAGGAACCATCTGTCAAACCAATACCATAGAGAAAGGG TGGTGCTATAAGAGGGTGTGTGTGGCCTACGGGACCCGGCCAGAGGGCGTGGACGGCGGGTGGGGTCTCTGGACCCCCTGGGAGGAGTGCAGCCGTACCTGTGGGGGAGGAGTGTCCTCCTCCATCCGCCACTGTGACAGCCCCAG GCCAACGATTGGTGGAAAGTATTGTCTGGGAGAGAGGAAGCGCTTCAGATCGTGCAATATTGAT gaGTGTCCTGCAGGCTCTCAGGATTTCCGGGAGATTCAGTGCGCCGATTTCGACAACGTTCCTTTCCGGGGGAAATTCTACACCTGGCAACCCTACAGAGGAGGTGCgtaca GTGGAGTGAAGTCCTGCTCTCTGAACTGCCTGGCGGAGGGATATAACTTCTACACAGAGCGTGCTCCGGCTGTGGTGGACGGGACCCCATGTCGGGACGACTCTCTGGATGTCTGTGTGAATGGAGAGTGCAAG CACGTGGGCTGTGACCGGATCCTGGGCTCGGATGTGCGGGAGGACCGCTGCCGTATCTGCGGGGGTGACGGGAGCAACTGTGAGGCCATAGAGGGCGTCTTCAATGACTCCTTGCCTGAAGGAG GTTATGAAGAGGTGGTCAGAATCCCCAAAGGATCTACCTTCATTCATATTCAGGAGCTCAACATCTCCCTCAACTACCTAG TGCTGAAGAGTAAAGGGGACCAGTACTTCATCAATGGGAAGCTGACCATCGACACCCCTCGTAGGTTCGACATCACAGGGACCACCTTCCACTACCGCCGACCCACTGATGAGCCTGAGACCCTGGAGGCCCTGGGGCCCACCAACATGACCCTCATCGTCATG gtgctggTGAGGGACGAGAACCCAGGGATCCACTACCGCTTCAACCCTCCAGTCAACAGAGACCCTCTGACTGGATACGCCTGGCACTACACATCCTGGTCCCGCTGCTCCGCACTCTGCGCTGGGG gTGCTCAGATCCAGCAGGTCGTGTGTAAGAAGCAAGCTGATCACTCCGTGGTCTACAACCACTTCTGTGACAAGAAGAGCAAACCCAAAGACAAGAAGCGAGGCTGCAACTCTGAGCCATGCTCCCCAAG CTGGGGGTCTGGGGAGTGGTCTGAGTGCAGTCGCAGCTGTAACGGGGGCCTGAGGACCAGAGAGGTGCTGTGTAAGAGGAAGATCTCTCCTACAGAGGAGAAGGTGCAGGACGACGGCGCCTGTACCCCCCCAGGACCACCCCTCACTGAGCCCTGCAACAACCACACCTGCCCCCCAGAGTGGATGGCCCTGAACTGGTCAGAG tgtAATCCCAGCTGTGGTCCAGGGTTCAGGCACCGTGTCCTTCTGTGTAAGAGGGGGGAGAGTGGAGGCACACTGCCAGAGTCCCAGTGTCCCAAGTATGGGCGTCCCACCACCAGGGTGCGCTGTAACCTGCAGCGCTGCCCACCCCCCTTGTGGGTCACAGGGCCCTGGGGAGAG